From the Argopecten irradians isolate NY chromosome 13, Ai_NY, whole genome shotgun sequence genome, one window contains:
- the LOC138305518 gene encoding COMM domain-containing protein 4-like isoform X2, with translation MRFRFCGDLDCPDWVLAEISILARMTSVKMKLLCVQVIKDLLNEGIDYEKVYKLTSDAKFEIGDVKASLAALSFVLSSAAKYGVDGESLSNELQQLGLPKEHTAALCKSYSDGLDKLQSHFRKTSLRLSHIDSVRWRVDYVLSSSELKDVNAPCVQLQLTTKNPDTGTTSPISFTVSMDKFRVLLNELKQANTIMDTLSS, from the exons agGTTCCGATTTTGTGGAGACTTGGACTGCCCAGATTGGGTACTAGCCGAGATCAGCATTCTGGCTCGAATG aCCTCAGTGAAGATGAAGTTGCTTTGTGTACAAGTTATCAAGGATCTCCTGAATGAAGGGATTGAT TATGAGAAAGTCTACAAACTAACATCTGATGCTAAGTTTG AAATTGGTGACGTGAAGGCAAGTCTTGCAGCCCTTAGTTTTGTATTGTCGAGTGCGGCCAAATACGGTGTAGACGGGGAATCCCTCTCCAACGAACTCCAACAACTAGGTCTTCCCAAAG aacATACTGCAGCGTTATGTAAGTCGTACAGTGATGGTTTGGACAAACTTCAATCTCACTTCAGAAAGACAAGTCTTAGAC TGTCGCATATTGACTCGGTACGGTGGAGAGTGGACTACGTCCTCAGTTCTAGTGAGTTAAAG GATGTTAATGCCCCTTGTGTCCAGTTACAACTGACCACTAAGAATCCAGACACTGGTACAACGTCGCCAATCTCTTTTACTGTTTCTATGGACAAATTCCGGGTCCTGCTCAATG AGCTAAAACAAGCCAACACTATCATGGACACTTTGTCTTCCTGA